Proteins encoded in a region of the Nicotiana tomentosiformis chromosome 9, ASM39032v3, whole genome shotgun sequence genome:
- the LOC104100407 gene encoding uncharacterized protein C594.04c-like, with translation MATHSNVKNALIAFVAPLPSLLFYFSFLLHYHENQHPLYNWCYHHPLLFANLLFFLNVNVLFWLIGLLLSSHWMIDLYWTVIPVMLVHFYANHPLAQYNIWRSNVVIILTWIWSIRLTHNYFRRENWQWGHRQDWRFTDMSQQFGKNWWWISFFAVYLSQQVFLMGICLPMYVVHSEDKPWNIWDFIAVFICLSAIIIAYYADTQLHNFVSRNQKLKELGEPMVPNLDEGLWRYSRHPNYFGEQLWWWGLVVFAWNLGQAWTFVGALTNSMCLAHVTGLVENRMLKQAYRAEAYKLYQRTTSVWIPWFKSSSKGKDKNT, from the exons ATGGCTACTCATAGCAATGTGAAGAATGCGTTGATTGCATTTGTTGCTCCACTTCCCTCCCTACTCTTCTACTTCTCTTTCCTTCTCCATTACCATGAAAATCAGCATCCACTTTACAATTGGTGCTATCACCACCCTCTTCTTTTTGCTAATCTCTTGTTTTTCCTCAATGTCAATGTCCTCTTCTGGCTCATTGGTCTTCTCCTCTCTAGCCACTGG ATGATAGATTTGTACTGGACAGTGATTCCAGTAATGCTGGTGCATTTCTATGCAAATCATCCGTTGGCACAGTACAATATTTGGCGGTCCAATGTGGTTATAATCTTGACTTGGATTTGGAGTATAAGGCTTACACATAACTACTTCCGGCGTGAGAATTGGCAGTGGGGACACAGGCAAGATTGGAGATTTACAGATATGAGCCAACAGTTTGGCAAAAACTGGTGGTGGATCTCTTTCTTTGCTGTTTATCTCTCTCAGCAG GTTTTTCTGATGGGTATATGCCTACCTATGTATGTGGTCCACTCTGAAGACAAGCCATGGAATATCTGGGATTTCATTGCCGTATTCATCTGCTTGTCTGCCATCATAATCGCCTATTATGCGGATACACAGCTCCACAATTTTGTGAGCAGAAATCAGAAACTAAAAGAGCTTGGCGAGCCAATGGTTCCCAATCTCGACGAAGGCCTCTGGAGGTATTCACGACATCCAAATTATTTCGGGGAGCAGTTATGGTGGTGGGGACTTGTCGTATTTGCCTGGAACTTGGGTCAGGCTTGGACCTTTGTCGGTGCACTCACTAATAGCATGTGCCTGGCACATGTCACTGGGCTTGTTGAGAATAGGATGCTTAAGCAAGCCTACAGAGCTGAAGCATATAAGCTCTACCAGAGGACTACATCTGTGTGGATACCATGGTTcaagtcatcctcaaaaggaAAAGATAAGAATACTTGA